A single window of Luteipulveratus halotolerans DNA harbors:
- a CDS encoding sulfurtransferase → MPAPRDENPAFAEYAHPERLVSTQWLADRLASPAPDLVVLESDEDVLLYDTGHIPGALKLDWHTDLNDPVTRDYVDGARFAQVMSERGIARDTTVVIYGDKSNWWAAYALWVMTLFGHEDVRLLDGGRAAWQAEGRELTRDVPTVSPVDYPVVERDDAPIRAFRDDVLEHLGKPLVDVRSPGEYSGELLHMPDYPQEGSVRGGHIPGARSVPWARAAQEDGRFKARAELAAIYEQEQGLAASDEVVAYCRIGERSSHTWFVLTHLLGFEHVRNYDGSWTEWGNSVRVPVEQGAPAS, encoded by the coding sequence ATGCCCGCTCCTCGCGACGAGAACCCTGCCTTTGCCGAGTACGCCCACCCCGAGCGCCTCGTGAGCACTCAGTGGCTCGCCGACCGTCTCGCCTCTCCCGCGCCCGATCTCGTCGTGCTCGAGTCGGACGAGGACGTCCTGCTCTACGACACCGGCCACATCCCGGGCGCTCTCAAGCTCGACTGGCACACCGACCTCAACGACCCGGTGACCCGCGACTACGTCGACGGCGCGCGGTTCGCTCAGGTGATGTCCGAGCGCGGCATCGCCCGTGACACGACCGTCGTGATCTACGGCGACAAGAGCAACTGGTGGGCCGCGTACGCCCTGTGGGTCATGACGCTGTTCGGTCATGAGGACGTCCGGCTGCTCGACGGCGGCCGGGCCGCCTGGCAGGCCGAGGGACGCGAGCTCACCCGCGACGTCCCGACGGTGTCGCCGGTCGACTACCCGGTGGTCGAGCGCGACGACGCACCGATCCGTGCGTTCCGCGACGACGTCCTGGAGCACCTCGGCAAGCCGCTGGTCGACGTCCGCTCCCCCGGCGAGTACTCCGGCGAGCTGCTGCACATGCCCGACTACCCGCAGGAGGGCTCGGTCCGCGGCGGGCACATCCCGGGCGCGAGGTCCGTGCCGTGGGCGCGGGCGGCGCAGGAGGACGGCCGGTTCAAGGCGCGCGCCGAGCTGGCCGCGATCTACGAGCAGGAGCAGGGCCTGGCCGCTTCCGACGAGGTCGTCGCCTACTGCCGCATCGGTGAGCGCTCCTCGCACACGTGGTTCGTGCTCACCCACCTGCTCGGGTTCGAGCACGTCCGCAACTACGACGGCTCGTGGACCGAGTGGGGCAACTCCGTGCGTGTCCCCGTCGAGCAGGGAGCGCCGGCGTCGTGA
- a CDS encoding EcsC family protein — protein sequence MFGLGKKKPAQPVPPRLDDGPLDKAASNLSLRLLDIGFEGKAGFDSARKVAQDALAKHGGNADKAVEEIISDHRRLVAAGGFLTGLGGFVTLPVAMPANVLGFYLLATRMTAAIAAVRGHDIDQPELRSAVLLTLVGGDTNDLLKKAGVVSTGRLANLAAQRLPAPALMVINKAVGFRLIGQMGSKLFAKLGKGIPVVGGVIGAGLDLYLANKIAGGAKKEFPPVA from the coding sequence ATGTTCGGACTAGGGAAGAAGAAGCCCGCCCAGCCCGTGCCGCCTCGACTGGACGACGGTCCCCTCGACAAGGCGGCCTCCAACCTCTCGCTGCGTCTCCTCGACATCGGGTTCGAGGGCAAGGCCGGGTTCGACTCGGCGCGCAAGGTGGCCCAGGACGCCCTGGCCAAGCACGGCGGCAACGCCGACAAGGCCGTCGAGGAGATCATCAGCGACCACCGCCGGCTCGTGGCAGCAGGCGGCTTTCTCACGGGACTGGGTGGGTTCGTGACCCTGCCCGTCGCGATGCCCGCCAACGTCCTCGGGTTCTATCTCCTGGCGACCCGGATGACGGCCGCGATCGCAGCGGTCCGCGGTCACGACATCGACCAGCCCGAGCTGCGGTCCGCCGTGCTGCTCACGCTGGTGGGCGGTGACACCAACGACCTGCTCAAGAAGGCCGGCGTGGTGAGCACCGGCCGCCTCGCCAACCTCGCCGCCCAGCGGTTGCCGGCGCCCGCCCTGATGGTCATCAACAAGGCTGTGGGGTTCCGCCTCATCGGGCAGATGGGAAGCAAGCTCTTCGCCAAGCTCGGCAAGGGCATCCCGGTCGTCGGCGGTGTGATCGGGGCCGGCCTCGACCTCTACCTCGCCAACAAGATCGCGGGCGGCGCCAAGAAGGAGTTCCCGCCGGTCGCGTGA
- a CDS encoding universal stress protein, whose protein sequence is MTVVVGYVATKEGHAALDRAVQEASTRSTRLLVLDSRAKKSDEPYLAQALERARAEGVEAELRALTHNADPAEDIIAAAEEVDAELIVIGLRRRTPVGKLILGSNAQRILLDAACPVLAVKAP, encoded by the coding sequence GTGACAGTGGTGGTCGGATACGTCGCGACGAAGGAGGGGCACGCTGCCCTGGACCGTGCGGTCCAGGAGGCGAGCACTCGCTCGACCAGGCTGCTCGTGCTCGACTCACGGGCCAAGAAGTCCGACGAGCCCTACCTCGCGCAGGCCCTCGAGCGGGCGCGAGCCGAGGGCGTCGAGGCCGAGCTGCGGGCGCTCACCCACAACGCCGACCCGGCTGAGGACATCATCGCCGCTGCCGAGGAGGTCGACGCCGAGCTGATCGTCATCGGTCTGCGCCGGCGGACCCCGGTCGGCAAGCTGATCCTGGGGTCCAACGCGCAACGCATTCTGCTCGACGCGGCGTGCCCCGTGCTGGCTGTCAAGGCGCCCTGA
- a CDS encoding DNA polymerase → MRGSSSAPPLYAIAITADGSAGAVVRADGEDTTTVVSGPLETLVAEVARIEVAAAVRWVWWHRRAVAPLVAADVRLSRCWDVQEVHRLVVGGWSAEPDEVWAAAHALDPQARPSGPTGDLFDLTRPDEPVVRDDGFLSARCLEPSWPSGLQDCEQWAELALVVARRQQDLIRARSARAVSTAHSESGAAVLCAELEQHGLPLDRATMEQLITLAAGPRPESEAHAAALRRERDEHVLRHVPGRERTDLRNPAQVLQLLHAIGVRVDDTRSWRLEPYRAMHPVVEALLTWRKSERIATTYGWSWLDRFVGPDDRLRGEWTVCDGGAGRMTAGAGLHSLPAPLRPGVAAHDGHVLVRADLGQVEPRVLATVSGDRAFAAATVADDLYADVAARLRIERPVAKIAVLAAMYGQTSGAAGEALKGLHAAYPTAMAFLQRAADQGERGEAVMTWGGRLIPVSEGGDAGRRRAVGRFTRNAVIQGAAAELFKAWALTVRAAISGLGGEIVLCLHDELVLHVPEQYADEAVAAVHRTLASATHHWSGGAPVRFVADVSVVQRWSEAKD, encoded by the coding sequence GTGCGGGGTTCGTCGTCTGCACCCCCGCTGTACGCCATCGCCATCACCGCCGACGGCAGCGCCGGCGCCGTGGTCAGGGCCGACGGCGAGGACACGACCACGGTGGTCTCCGGCCCGCTGGAGACACTCGTCGCCGAGGTGGCGCGGATCGAGGTCGCCGCTGCTGTGCGGTGGGTGTGGTGGCACCGACGGGCGGTCGCGCCGCTCGTGGCCGCAGACGTCCGTCTCAGTCGATGCTGGGACGTGCAGGAGGTCCACCGGCTGGTTGTCGGCGGCTGGTCGGCCGAGCCCGACGAGGTGTGGGCGGCTGCGCACGCGCTCGATCCGCAGGCGCGCCCCTCCGGACCGACCGGCGACCTGTTCGACCTGACTCGCCCTGACGAGCCGGTCGTCCGCGACGACGGCTTCCTCAGCGCCCGCTGCCTCGAGCCCTCATGGCCGTCCGGCCTGCAGGACTGCGAGCAGTGGGCCGAGCTGGCACTGGTCGTCGCCCGCCGTCAGCAGGACCTGATCCGTGCACGTTCGGCGAGGGCGGTCTCGACGGCCCACAGCGAGTCCGGAGCCGCCGTGCTGTGCGCCGAGCTCGAGCAGCACGGTCTGCCGCTGGACCGCGCGACGATGGAGCAGCTGATCACGCTGGCGGCCGGGCCTCGTCCCGAGTCCGAGGCCCACGCAGCAGCGCTGCGGCGCGAGCGCGACGAGCACGTGCTGCGTCACGTCCCCGGTCGAGAGCGCACCGATCTGCGCAACCCGGCCCAGGTGCTCCAGCTGCTGCACGCCATCGGTGTCCGCGTGGATGACACGCGGTCCTGGCGGCTGGAGCCCTACCGCGCCATGCACCCGGTGGTCGAGGCGCTGCTCACCTGGCGCAAGTCTGAACGCATCGCGACGACCTACGGCTGGTCCTGGCTGGACCGGTTCGTCGGCCCCGACGACCGGCTGCGCGGCGAGTGGACCGTCTGCGACGGCGGCGCAGGTCGGATGACCGCGGGCGCTGGCCTGCACAGCCTCCCCGCTCCCCTGCGGCCCGGCGTCGCCGCCCACGACGGCCACGTCCTGGTCCGTGCTGACCTCGGGCAGGTCGAACCCCGAGTGCTGGCAACGGTTTCGGGCGACCGGGCCTTCGCTGCGGCGACGGTCGCCGACGACCTGTACGCCGACGTCGCCGCTCGGCTGCGCATCGAACGCCCCGTGGCCAAGATCGCGGTGCTGGCAGCGATGTACGGCCAGACCTCCGGAGCGGCCGGCGAGGCGTTGAAGGGTCTGCACGCGGCGTACCCCACCGCCATGGCGTTCCTCCAGCGCGCAGCGGACCAGGGCGAGCGCGGCGAGGCGGTGATGACGTGGGGCGGACGGCTGATCCCGGTGAGCGAAGGCGGCGACGCCGGACGTCGGAGGGCGGTCGGGCGCTTCACCCGCAATGCGGTGATCCAGGGCGCCGCGGCCGAGCTCTTCAAGGCCTGGGCGCTCACGGTCCGCGCCGCGATCAGCGGACTGGGCGGCGAGATCGTGCTGTGCCTGCACGACGAGCTCGTGCTCCACGTGCCCGAGCAGTACGCCGACGAGGCCGTCGCGGCCGTGCACCGGACCCTCGCGTCAGCGACCCACCACTGGTCGGGCGGTGCGCCCGTGCGGTTCGTCGCGGACGTCAGCGTGGTTCAGCGCTGGTCGGAGGCGAAGGACTGA
- a CDS encoding DUF4192 domain-containing protein, translating to MTAKLRGLGELVAYVPYLLGFVPARSVVVVATTATGVGPTSRVDVPASAADLAAVAMTVADQMERVPLERVDVIGFDDHEHVSELVALIADEMGVPAHEVLVADGRWRLQRCGCGRCDLGPSRPVPTADRVPAVADQVLREIEVYADRAALAASVCPGHPLVTAAVRAAEPGEVSSARLAAAWAAVVDAGDTAPPVAALPVEVLSIATRSLLDLPLRDDLMGWLTPDALDLPAADPWLRTALTRAIGTPSWRRPDQRGGVEHDVQVVRVTRRLQELVTITPEDWVTGTGTLLGYWCWVHGNGALAGVALERAAEAGPARMAELVLHAMSLGVRPQDLRSSPREIAL from the coding sequence ATGACAGCCAAGCTGCGCGGCCTCGGAGAGCTGGTCGCCTACGTTCCTTACCTCCTCGGATTCGTCCCTGCGCGGTCGGTGGTGGTGGTCGCGACCACTGCCACCGGCGTCGGTCCGACCTCCCGCGTCGACGTGCCCGCGTCCGCTGCGGACCTCGCCGCGGTGGCCATGACGGTGGCCGACCAGATGGAGCGCGTCCCTCTCGAACGGGTCGACGTCATCGGGTTCGACGACCACGAGCACGTGAGCGAGCTGGTCGCCCTCATCGCGGACGAGATGGGCGTCCCCGCGCACGAGGTGCTGGTCGCCGACGGCCGGTGGCGCCTCCAGCGTTGCGGGTGCGGTCGCTGCGATCTCGGCCCCAGCCGGCCCGTTCCCACCGCTGACCGCGTCCCCGCCGTCGCCGACCAGGTCCTGCGCGAGATCGAGGTGTACGCCGACCGCGCCGCGCTGGCGGCCAGCGTGTGCCCTGGGCACCCGCTGGTCACCGCTGCCGTGCGGGCGGCGGAGCCGGGTGAGGTGAGCAGCGCACGGCTCGCCGCAGCGTGGGCGGCCGTCGTCGACGCGGGTGACACGGCGCCGCCGGTTGCGGCGCTCCCGGTGGAGGTCTTGAGCATCGCGACGCGCTCGCTGCTGGACCTGCCGCTGCGCGATGACCTCATGGGCTGGCTCACCCCTGACGCGCTCGACCTGCCTGCCGCCGACCCGTGGCTGCGCACGGCGCTGACCCGGGCGATCGGTACGCCGTCCTGGCGACGACCCGATCAACGCGGCGGCGTCGAGCACGACGTCCAGGTCGTCCGGGTCACGCGTCGGCTGCAAGAGCTCGTCACGATCACTCCGGAGGACTGGGTCACCGGCACCGGCACCCTGCTGGGCTACTGGTGCTGGGTCCACGGCAACGGAGCGTTGGCCGGGGTCGCGCTCGAGCGCGCTGCCGAGGCCGGACCGGCCCGGATGGCCGAGCTGGTGCTCCACGCGATGAGCCTCGGTGTCCGTCCGCAGGACCTGCGGTCCAGCCCCCGAGAGATCGCCTTGTGA
- a CDS encoding SufE family protein → MTDLPAPLAELIEDFEAVGPKDRLQLLLELSEELPELPERYADADLEQVHECQSPLFLTVEVDGSTPDAPVSLFFKAPREAPTTRGFAGILHTGLDGLPASQVLAVPDDVVFRFGLAEAVSPLRMRGMVAMLSRIKRQIRDKVSG, encoded by the coding sequence GTGACCGACCTGCCCGCTCCCCTGGCCGAGCTCATCGAGGACTTCGAGGCCGTCGGGCCCAAGGACCGCCTGCAGCTGCTGCTCGAGCTGAGTGAGGAGCTCCCCGAGCTGCCCGAGAGGTACGCCGACGCCGACCTCGAGCAGGTGCACGAGTGCCAGTCGCCCCTGTTCCTCACGGTCGAGGTCGATGGCAGTACGCCGGACGCTCCCGTCTCCCTGTTCTTCAAGGCTCCGCGCGAGGCGCCGACGACACGCGGGTTCGCCGGGATCCTGCACACCGGACTGGACGGGCTGCCCGCATCGCAGGTGCTGGCGGTGCCGGACGACGTGGTCTTCAGGTTCGGGCTGGCCGAGGCCGTCTCACCCCTGAGAATGCGCGGCATGGTCGCGATGCTCTCGCGAATCAAGCGGCAGATTCGTGACAAGGTGTCCGGGTGA
- a CDS encoding NUDIX hydrolase, whose translation MDYRDYDTRLAAYALIIDERDRVLLSLWNGGQTPQWTMPGGGVEFQETVEEAAVRELREESGYDVELGPLLGVDTVVIGADERLRGENRPLKGIRVVFAATVVGGELTAEVGGSTDEARWIPLDEVGSLPRVGLVDASLQMLRKQP comes from the coding sequence GTGGACTATCGCGACTACGACACCCGGCTCGCGGCGTACGCGCTGATCATCGATGAGCGCGACCGCGTGCTGCTCTCCCTGTGGAACGGCGGACAGACCCCGCAGTGGACGATGCCCGGCGGGGGAGTCGAGTTCCAGGAGACGGTCGAGGAGGCAGCCGTGCGCGAGCTGCGCGAGGAGAGCGGCTACGACGTCGAGCTCGGGCCGCTGCTCGGTGTCGACACCGTGGTGATCGGGGCCGACGAGCGGCTCCGAGGGGAGAACCGGCCGCTCAAGGGCATCCGTGTCGTGTTCGCCGCGACGGTCGTCGGTGGCGAGCTCACGGCGGAGGTCGGCGGGAGCACCGACGAGGCCCGCTGGATCCCGCTCGACGAGGTCGGCTCGCTGCCCAGGGTCGGGCTGGTCGACGCGAGCCTGCAGATGCTGCGGAAGCAGCCCTGA
- the metX gene encoding homoserine O-acetyltransferase MetX yields MTVLSRRPTGVRPDVLEPLPPGSNPDAFGVRIGPQALESGETLPEATIAVQTWGRLAPDRANAVLVEHALTGDTHVIGAAGPGQPTAGWWPGVVGPGCAIDTDRYFVVATNALGGCRGSTGPSSPAPDGRPWGSRFPQISVRDQVAAEAQVADLLGINRWRLVVGGSMGGMRAAEWAASYPDRVQDTAVIASAGVAAADQIAWGQAQILAITGDPDYYGGDYYDRGVVPSHGLGLARRIAHTTYRSADELDRRFGVVEQAGEQPLRGGRFSVEGYLDHHAAKLVGRFDAGTYVALTRAMATHDIGRGRGGMAAALSSYDGGLHVIAVDSDRLFPVSLSEELVAAHGTGDVHVVRSPHGHDGFLIETDQIARALSTALG; encoded by the coding sequence GTGACAGTGCTGAGCCGACGACCGACCGGTGTGCGCCCTGACGTGCTCGAGCCGCTGCCTCCCGGCAGCAACCCGGACGCGTTCGGGGTCCGGATCGGGCCGCAGGCACTGGAGAGCGGCGAGACGCTTCCGGAGGCCACGATCGCCGTCCAGACCTGGGGACGGCTCGCGCCGGACCGCGCCAATGCCGTCCTGGTCGAGCACGCCCTCACCGGCGACACGCATGTCATCGGAGCGGCAGGCCCGGGTCAGCCCACAGCAGGGTGGTGGCCGGGGGTCGTCGGGCCGGGGTGCGCCATCGACACCGACCGCTACTTCGTGGTGGCCACCAATGCTCTCGGTGGCTGCCGTGGCAGCACCGGCCCGTCGAGCCCGGCGCCGGACGGGCGGCCCTGGGGCTCGCGATTCCCGCAGATCAGCGTGCGCGACCAGGTCGCGGCCGAGGCTCAGGTCGCCGATCTGCTCGGGATCAACCGGTGGCGTCTGGTCGTCGGTGGGTCGATGGGTGGCATGCGCGCAGCCGAGTGGGCTGCGTCCTACCCCGACCGTGTCCAGGACACCGCGGTCATCGCAAGCGCCGGAGTCGCTGCGGCCGACCAGATCGCATGGGGACAGGCGCAGATCCTGGCCATCACCGGCGACCCCGACTACTACGGCGGCGACTACTACGACCGAGGTGTCGTGCCCTCGCACGGACTCGGCCTCGCGCGACGCATCGCCCACACCACCTACCGCAGCGCCGACGAGCTCGACCGCCGATTCGGCGTCGTCGAGCAGGCCGGTGAGCAGCCCCTGCGGGGCGGTCGGTTCTCGGTCGAGGGCTACCTCGACCACCACGCCGCCAAGCTCGTCGGCCGTTTCGACGCCGGCACCTATGTCGCGCTGACCCGCGCGATGGCCACGCACGACATCGGTCGCGGCCGCGGCGGGATGGCCGCGGCACTGTCGTCGTACGACGGCGGCCTGCACGTCATCGCGGTCGACTCCGACCGCCTGTTCCCCGTGTCCTTGTCAGAGGAGCTGGTGGCGGCACACGGCACCGGTGACGTTCATGTCGTGCGGTCGCCGCACGGCCACGACGGTTTCCTGATCGAGACCGATCAGATCGCGCGTGCTCTGAGCACCGCTCTGGGCTGA
- a CDS encoding YkvA family protein produces MPTPRPRSMQWGAMRQLNAAVRAASAPGAPSVPTRLAAVPRMVRAAVSGEYDGCTPLHLAALVGAAAYIVSPVDLLPEAVLSVVGLADDAVVLAWFASALVRDTDDFLAWEKSRERTVRSERVR; encoded by the coding sequence ATGCCGACACCACGTCCACGTTCGATGCAGTGGGGCGCGATGCGCCAGCTCAACGCCGCCGTCCGTGCGGCCAGCGCACCGGGTGCGCCGAGCGTCCCGACCCGCCTCGCTGCGGTGCCGCGGATGGTGCGAGCGGCTGTGTCCGGTGAGTACGACGGGTGCACGCCCCTGCACCTCGCTGCGCTCGTCGGCGCGGCTGCGTACATCGTCTCGCCGGTCGACCTGCTGCCGGAGGCGGTGCTGTCGGTCGTCGGACTCGCGGATGACGCGGTGGTGCTCGCCTGGTTCGCGAGCGCGCTCGTGCGCGACACCGATGACTTCCTGGCCTGGGAGAAGTCGCGCGAGCGGACCGTGCGCAGCGAGCGGGTGCGCTGA
- a CDS encoding PAC2 family protein: MQDPSQLFQLETDTPQEDLRASTMIVSFGGLIDAGQAQKLLTDHILETLDSQVVASFDIDQLLDYRGRRPVMTFDRDHIAAYDDPTLLLHRVVDEEGTPFYVLYGPEPDYQWERVIEAVRQLIRMLGVRLVISAHGIPMGVPHTRPVGMTRYATDRSLIPENDPVFGAVQIPASLEQLLHLRLGESGTDAVGFALHVPHYLAQVEFGDAAVAALEAIHAQTGLAIPVADLAAAAGLNRADIQRQIADNDEVTQVVSGLEQQYDAFHEGRQRKSLLATEMAELPSADEIGEQLEAFLREETADDETDEDAGPDFLR; the protein is encoded by the coding sequence GTGCAAGACCCGTCGCAGCTCTTTCAGCTGGAGACCGACACGCCGCAGGAGGACCTGCGAGCCTCCACGATGATCGTGTCGTTCGGTGGGCTCATCGATGCCGGTCAGGCTCAGAAGCTCCTCACCGACCACATCCTCGAGACCCTCGACAGCCAGGTCGTCGCCTCGTTCGACATCGACCAGCTGCTCGACTACCGCGGCCGTCGGCCCGTCATGACGTTCGACCGCGACCACATCGCCGCGTACGACGACCCGACGCTGCTGCTGCACCGCGTGGTCGACGAGGAGGGCACGCCGTTCTACGTGCTCTACGGCCCCGAGCCCGACTACCAGTGGGAGCGGGTCATCGAGGCCGTCCGCCAGCTGATCCGGATGCTCGGCGTGCGCCTGGTCATCAGCGCGCACGGCATCCCGATGGGTGTCCCGCACACCCGCCCGGTCGGCATGACCCGTTATGCCACTGACCGCAGCCTGATCCCCGAGAACGACCCGGTGTTCGGCGCCGTGCAGATCCCGGCAAGCCTGGAGCAGCTGCTGCACCTGCGCCTCGGCGAGTCCGGCACCGACGCGGTCGGCTTCGCGCTGCACGTGCCGCACTACCTCGCGCAGGTCGAGTTCGGTGACGCCGCGGTGGCAGCGCTGGAGGCGATCCACGCCCAGACCGGTCTGGCCATCCCGGTCGCTGACCTGGCGGCTGCCGCCGGCCTCAACCGGGCCGACATCCAGCGCCAGATCGCCGACAACGACGAGGTCACCCAGGTGGTCTCGGGTCTGGAGCAGCAGTACGACGCCTTCCACGAGGGCCGCCAGCGCAAGAGCCTGCTCGCGACCGAGATGGCCGAGCTGCCGTCCGCCGACGAGATCGGCGAGCAGCTCGAGGCGTTCCTGCGCGAGGAGACCGCCGACGACGAGACCGACGAGGACGCCGGCCCCGACTTCCTTCGGTAG